A single region of the Malus sylvestris chromosome 8, drMalSylv7.2, whole genome shotgun sequence genome encodes:
- the LOC126631892 gene encoding uncharacterized protein LOC126631892 gives MSLSAAEDDSASEIHIPADIDWHMLDKSKFFFLGAALFSGVSGALYPIIVLKTRQQVSPTQISCLKMSCAIMRHEGPKGFYRGFGTSLTGTIPARALYMAALEVTKSNVGTVTVRLGFSDTTAMAIANAAAGLSSAMAAQLVWTPVDVVSQRLMVQGCTSSTKHILPNVSSYKYRNGLDAFTKIVHADGLRGLYRGFGISSLTYAPSNAVWWTSYSVAHRLIWSSFGGYMCKKDESGSGNGSNLRPDCKAMLAVQALSAGMASGVSALITMPLDTVKTRLQVLDAEENGHRRPLTIMQTVRNLVREGGFAACYRGLGPRWASMAMSSTTMVTTYEFLKRMSAKNQ, from the coding sequence ATGAGCTTGAGCGCGGCCGAGGACGATTCGGCTTCGGAAATTCACATCCCGGCTGATATAGATTGGCATATGCTTGACAAGTCCAAGTTTTTCTTTCTGGGTGCTGCTTTGTTTTCTGGTGTTTCAGGTGCTTTGTATCCAATTATAGTGTTAAAAACCCGCCAACAAGTTTCACCCACTCAGATTTCTTGCTTGAAGATGTCTTGTGCAATCATGCGCCACGAAGGTCCTAAAGGGTTTTACAGAGGTTTTGGGACCTCTCTGACGGGAACAATTCCGGCTCGAGCGCTTTACATGGCGGCGCTTGAAGTCACCAAGAGCAATGTTGGAACTGTGACGGTTAGATTAGGATTTTCGGATACTACAGCAATGGCGATAGCGAATGCTGCTGCGGGGTTGAGCTCAGCCATGGCGGCCCAATTAGTTTGGACCCCGGTCGATGTTGTGAGCCAGAGACTCATGGTTCAGGGCTGCACCAGTAGTACCAAACACATCCTCCCCAATGTGAGTTCTTATAAGTATAGAAATGGCCTTGATGCTTTTACGAAAATTGTTCATGCCGATGGATTGAGAGGATTGTACAGGGGATTTGGGATTTCGTCACTGACTTATGCGCCTTCAAATGCGGTTTGGTGGACTTCTTACTCTGTTGCACACAGACTCATTTGGAGTAGTTTTGGTGGCTATATGTGTAAGAAAGATGAGAGTGGCTCAGGCAATGGGTCTAATTTGCGCCCCGATTGCAAAGCAATGCTGGCAGTGCAGGCGTTGAGTGCAGGCATGGCAAGTGGGGTTTCTGCTCTGATTACCATGCCGCTGGATACTGTCAAGACGCGGTTGCAAGTTCTGGATGCGGAAGAAAACGGGCATAGAAGACCGCTGACAATAATGCAGACGGTGAGAAATCTGGTGAGGGAAGGAGGGTTTGCTGCTTGTTACAGAGGGCTAGGGCCTAGGTGGGCTTCAATGGCAATGTCTTCCACAACCATGGTTACTACCTATGAGTTTCTCAAAAGAATGTCTGCCAAGAATCAATAG
- the LOC126632690 gene encoding 17.1 kDa class II heat shock protein-like, with amino-acid sequence MDLINGGNNFFRVLEDMLDFADQEPEESRNTNNPSRAYVRDAKAMAATPADVVEYPNAYAFVVDMPGIKANEIKVQVENDNVLVVSGERRREKEKESKDAVKYLKMERRVGKFMRKFVLPENANLEAITAVSQDGVLTVRVEKLPPPEPKRAKTIQVSVA; translated from the coding sequence ATGGATTTGATAAACGGGGGAAACAATTTCTTCAGAGTATTGGAAGACATGCTGGACTTCGCCGATCAAGAGCCCGAAGAGTCCCGAAACACCAACAATCCCTCTCGGGCGTACGTCCGGGACGCGAAGGCGATGGCGGCCACCCCAGCGGACGTGGTGGAGTACCCGAACGCGTACGCGTTCGTGGTGGACATGCCTGGAATCAAAGCCAATGAAATTAAAGTGCAGGTGGAGAACGACAACGTGTTGGTGGTGAGCGGGGAGCGGAGGCGGGAGAAAGAGAAGGAGAGCAAGGATGCGGTGAAGTATTTGAAGATGGAAAGGAGGGTTGGGAAGTTTATGAGGAAGTTTGTGCTGCCGGAGAATGCGAACTTGGAGGCGATCACGGCGGTTTCTCAAGACGGCGTGCTGACGGTGAGGGTGGAGAAGTTGCCTCCGCCAGAGCCCAAGAGGGCCAAGACCATTCAGGTCAGTGTTGCTTGA
- the LOC126631895 gene encoding PHD finger protein ALFIN-LIKE 4-like yields MDGGAPYNPRTVEEVFRDFKGRRAGMIKALTTEVEDFFQQCDPEKENLCLYGFPSEQWEVNLPAEEVPPELPEPALGINFARDGMQEKDWLSLVAVHSDAWLLAVAFYFGARFGFDKADRKRLFNMINELPTIFEVVTGTAKKQVKEKSSNSNHGSNRSKSNSKRGSEPQPRYSKALQSKDAEENEEEGLEDEDEDEHGETLCGACGENYASDEFWICCDICEKWFHGKCVKITPARAEHIKQYKCPSCSNKRAKH; encoded by the exons ATGGACGGCGGTGCTCCGTACAACCCGCGCACGGTGGAGGAGGTCTTCAGAGACTTCAAAGGGCGGAGGGCCGGCATGATTAAAGCTCTCACCACCG AGGTAGAAGACTTTTTTCAGCAGTGCGACCCTG AGAAGGAAAATCTTTGCCTTTATGGATTCCCAAGTGAGCAGTGGGAAGTTAATTTGCCTGCGGAGGAAGTTCCTCCAGAGCTTCCagagccagcacttggtatcaactTTGCGAGAGATGGGATGCAAGAAAAGGATTGGTTATCCTTGGTTGCTGTCCATAGTGACGCATGGTTACTTGCAGTGGCATTTTATTTCGGTGCGAGGTTTGGATTTGATAAGGCTGATAG GAAACGCCTTTTTAATATGATAAATGAACTTCCAACAATATTCGAGGTTGTGACAGGGACAGCCAAGAAACAAGTGAAGGAGAAGTCATCAAATTCAAATCATGGCAGCAACAGATCTAAGTCAAACTCTAAG CGAGGTTCTGAGCCTCAACCCAGGTATTCAAAGGCATTGCAGTCAAAGGACGCGGAGGAGAACGAGGAAGAAGGTTTGGAAGATGAAGACGAGGATGAGCATGGCGAGACACTGTGTGGGGCTTGTGGAGAAAACTACGCATCTGATGAATTTTGGATTTGCTGTGACATTTGCGAGAAGTGGTTCCACGGTAAGTGTGTCAAGATCACCCCAGCAAGAGCCGAGCATATCAAGCAGTACAAATGCCCATCTTGCAGCAACAAGAGAGCCAAACATTGA